The Methylomagnum ishizawai genome has a window encoding:
- a CDS encoding MDR/zinc-dependent alcohol dehydrogenase-like family protein, protein MRALWLEEQRLSLREALPEPCPRAGEAVVRVRLAGICGTDLELVRGYYPYTGIPGHEFVGEVVQADDPGLVGRRVVGEINAVCGECENCRAGRRSHCERRDVLGIRGRHGACAEYLALPVQNLHPVPDSVPDEAAVFMEPLAAALQIQTQVAVNPDSRVLLVGAGRLGQLIAQTLALTGCDLQVVARHPQQCRLLAGRGIPTVEAANLAERRFDLVVEATGSPSGFELALKAVRPRGTLVLKSTYRGEISVNFSALVVDEISVVGSRCGPFGAALRCLERRLVDPTGLIEAEYPLARGLEAFAAAGQPGALKYLLRP, encoded by the coding sequence ATGCGGGCACTGTGGCTGGAAGAACAACGGCTGTCCCTGCGCGAAGCACTGCCCGAGCCTTGTCCCCGTGCGGGCGAGGCCGTGGTGCGGGTCCGCCTCGCCGGGATTTGCGGCACCGATTTGGAACTGGTGCGCGGCTATTACCCCTACACCGGCATTCCCGGCCATGAATTCGTCGGCGAGGTGGTGCAAGCCGACGATCCCGGCCTCGTGGGGCGGCGCGTGGTCGGCGAGATCAACGCCGTTTGCGGTGAGTGCGAAAACTGCCGGGCCGGACGCCGCAGCCATTGCGAGCGCCGCGATGTGCTGGGCATCCGGGGCCGTCATGGCGCGTGCGCCGAATATCTCGCCCTGCCCGTTCAAAACCTCCATCCCGTGCCGGATAGCGTCCCGGACGAGGCGGCGGTGTTCATGGAACCCTTGGCGGCGGCGTTGCAAATCCAAACCCAGGTCGCGGTGAACCCGGACAGCCGGGTGCTATTGGTCGGGGCCGGGCGCTTGGGCCAGTTGATCGCCCAGACCTTGGCCCTGACCGGCTGCGATCTGCAAGTGGTGGCCCGCCATCCCCAGCAATGCCGGTTATTGGCCGGACGCGGTATTCCCACCGTCGAGGCCGCAAACCTGGCGGAACGGCGGTTCGATCTGGTGGTCGAGGCCACGGGTTCGCCGTCCGGTTTCGAGTTGGCCCTGAAGGCCGTGCGTCCGCGTGGCACCCTGGTGTTGAAATCGACCTATCGTGGCGAAATCAGCGTCAATTTTTCCGCGCTGGTGGTGGATGAAATCAGTGTGGTGGGTTCGCGCTGTGGACCGTTCGGCGCGGCCTTGCGCTGCTTGGAACGGAGACTGGTCGATCCCACCGGCTTGATCGAGGCCGAATACCCCCTGGCGCGGGGGCTGGAAGCCTTCGCGGCGGCGGGGCAGCCGGGGGCGTTGAAATACTTGTTGCGGCCCTGA
- a CDS encoding NAD-dependent succinate-semialdehyde dehydrogenase: MDYYSLNPATGVLLHTRPAWTDAELDAALAQTAEAAPAWRNTPLPQRAAILRRAAALLRERPDAYASLIVLEMGKPIHQAREEIEKCALACDFYADHAARWLEDEAIATEARASYAAYEPMGTVLAVMPWNFPFWQVFRCAAPILVAGNCALLKHAPNVPQCAAAIDELWREAGLPPGVFRWLPITHAQAEALIAGPRVQAVTLTGSEKAGHRIAALAGAALKKTVLELGGSDPFVVLEDADMAEAVAAAVTARFQNAGQSCIAAKRFILVEAIADEFLERFRAGVAALAVGDPLRETTQVGPLARADLRGGLQAQVEASIRLGAVPVLGCAPLAGPGFFYAPSILDRVWPGMPAYDEEVFGPVAAIVRAGDAAEALALANRHRYGLGASVWTRERERGERFARGLECGLAFVNGGVRSDPRLPFGGVKASGYGRELGGFGLREFVNVKTVWVD; encoded by the coding sequence ATGGATTATTACAGCCTGAATCCCGCCACCGGCGTTTTGCTCCACACCCGCCCGGCCTGGACCGACGCCGAACTCGACGCCGCCCTGGCTCAAACCGCCGAGGCCGCGCCCGCGTGGCGGAATACCCCGCTGCCACAACGCGCCGCCATCCTGCGCCGCGCCGCCGCCTTATTGCGCGAACGGCCCGATGCCTACGCCAGCCTCATCGTCCTGGAAATGGGCAAGCCCATCCACCAAGCCCGCGAGGAAATCGAAAAATGCGCCCTGGCCTGCGACTTCTACGCCGACCACGCCGCCCGCTGGTTGGAAGACGAAGCCATCGCCACCGAGGCCCGCGCCAGCTACGCCGCCTATGAGCCTATGGGCACGGTGTTGGCGGTGATGCCCTGGAACTTCCCGTTCTGGCAGGTGTTCCGTTGCGCCGCCCCGATCCTGGTGGCGGGCAATTGCGCTTTGTTGAAACACGCGCCCAACGTCCCCCAATGCGCCGCCGCCATCGACGAGCTATGGCGGGAAGCCGGGTTGCCGCCCGGCGTATTCCGCTGGCTGCCCATCACCCACGCCCAGGCGGAAGCCTTGATCGCCGGGCCGCGGGTGCAGGCGGTCACGCTGACCGGCAGCGAAAAGGCCGGCCACCGCATCGCCGCCTTGGCGGGCGCGGCCCTCAAGAAAACCGTGCTGGAACTCGGCGGTTCCGATCCCTTCGTGGTGTTGGAAGATGCCGATATGGCGGAGGCGGTCGCCGCGGCGGTGACGGCGCGGTTCCAGAACGCGGGCCAAAGCTGCATCGCCGCCAAGCGCTTCATCTTGGTGGAGGCCATCGCCGACGAGTTCCTGGAACGGTTCCGTGCCGGGGTCGCGGCCTTGGCCGTGGGCGATCCGCTGCGGGAAACCACCCAGGTCGGCCCCTTGGCCCGCGCCGATTTGCGCGGGGGCTTGCAGGCCCAGGTGGAAGCCTCGATCCGGCTCGGGGCCGTGCCGGTGTTGGGGTGCGCGCCTCTGGCGGGGCCAGGGTTTTTCTATGCGCCCTCGATCCTGGACCGGGTATGGCCCGGAATGCCCGCCTATGACGAGGAGGTGTTCGGTCCGGTCGCGGCTATCGTGCGGGCCGGGGACGCGGCGGAAGCCTTGGCGCTCGCCAACCGCCACCGCTACGGGCTGGGGGCTTCGGTATGGACGCGGGAGCGGGAACGGGGCGAACGCTTCGCCCGCGGCTTGGAATGCGGACTGGCCTTCGTCAATGGCGGGGTGCGGAGCGACCCGCGGTTGCCGTTCGGCGGGGTCAAGGCTTCGGGCTATGGGCGCGAACTCGGCGGGTTCGGGCTGCGCGAGTTCGTCAATGTCAAGACGGTGTGGGTGGATTGA
- a CDS encoding PEP-CTERM sorting domain-containing protein, whose product MNNNIFSKAIGIVSLMLISQIASAAPVPEPETLSLWALGAGALAFVKWRGRKRG is encoded by the coding sequence ATGAACAACAACATTTTTTCCAAAGCCATCGGCATTGTGTCCCTGATGCTGATCTCCCAGATCGCTTCCGCAGCGCCGGTCCCGGAGCCTGAGACCTTGAGCCTGTGGGCGTTAGGAGCCGGCGCCCTGGCCTTCGTCAAATGGCGTGGCCGCAAGCGGGGCTGA